CCGTTTTAGAGCCTACTTTTTTACGGTATTCCTTGACCATTTTTATTAGCTTCTGATGGTCTATTTCTTGTTTTTGTTGTGCTTTGAGCCTTTTGTAGAAGGCTTGTTTGCTAATCCCAAAACATCCATAGAGCCATTTTCTTTTATACGGGCTTTTTTCTTTTTCTCTATCTCTTTTGCTAATGTTTTGGGCAATGACTTTTTTGACATATCGACGCCAGTAATAAGTTCCATATCAGCGATGATGTCCTGCTGGAAGTCTTTTTGGAACTCCAGTTCTTCAATTTTTTCCTTTAGTCTTTTAATTTCATCGTTCTTGCTCATACCATTGTTTTGTTGTACTAAGGTACTGTATTTTCTTAACCAATAGGCAATGGTTGTCCTAGGGACATCATATTTTTTGGAAGCCTGATTGTTAGAGATGTGTCCAGTAAGGATTTGGTCAACGACCAAAAGTTTGGTTTCTAGATTGACTTTTTGGTAGCTTTTTTTTCGCCAGTGGTCTTTTTTTGTTTTCATAAGTGACTATAATTAAATGATTAATTTTTAGTCAACCTATTTCAGGAAAGTTCACTGTTTTAATTGTAGCCAACGGTCTCGTATAACCGTCAGTTACGGGTTAATATGCGTTAATTTTCGGTTTAGCACAGACGTTAGCAATTCCGAGTGGATTCTGACGTAGTCGAATCCGCCGTAATTGCGGTTATACATTGTTACCTACCGTATTTTTCTTTTTATTTTTCTCCATTTACGTTTGTTCATTTCCACGAAAATCAGTCCATTTTTCCCACGTTGACCATAAATCGCGAATGTTTGGTCAGTCGGTTTGTGCAAAGTAATTTTCGTAACGTTTTCCAATTCTATGAGATTCCAAATGTTCTTTTCGTCAATCGGATATTCATTAATCACAACAAGAGGAGTATCAGGAATTGTTGATTGGTCTCGTATAATTACTTTGGTCGTAGCAGAGCGATGAGAGATACGAACTCCATTTTCATTCAGTGTGTCCCTTTCAGTCGGCTTAAAATTCAGATAATCGTATGCTTGATTTTCAATATATTCTTTCAGCGTGGTTTTTCCGTCCAGTTCTTTCCAATCCGTCACAATTTCCTGCGCATTCGAATTCAATCCGATTATGATTATCGTTATGGAAAGTAGTTTTCTCATATGGTAGGTAACGGTTTGTGTAACCTCGTCGTTGCGTGGTTTTGGTACTAAAATAATTAAAAAGAACGGACTTTTCCGCTTGCGAGGATTTTCCGATGAGGAAAATCAGAAGCAATGCGGGTTACACGTTGTTGTGCAACGTTTTTATTTATACTTGGCTTTATTCTGTTCAATTGTTATTTTAAGGGCAGAACTTGAAATATTCGCATAATTTGATTCAATATCTTGTTTTACTCTTTTATATAGGCAATTATCCTTCTGCATTTTTTTAAGTATTGGGTATATTCCATTTTTTTTACGACTAACAATACTCGCCACAATCCTAATTGCCAAACCCAATTTGATTTTTTTATAAGATAAGTCATCAAAATTCCATCGACTATGTTTTAGTTTGCTATTTTTTTTAATGTCCTTTAATAGCAATTCTGTTTTGGTTGGTTTCTTTACTTTTTTTTGCTTTTTCTTCTGTTCCAGATTTGCAAAAGGGTGGAAGGTACTAAAGCCTCTTCCTCCTCGATTTTCATATTTTAATTTAGTCATAATATTTAAGTGACTTAACCAATTTTTTTAATGAATTGGTCTTTAGCTCGCAAGTAAATTCGTCCATCTGGTTTTTGGCAAACTTTTACATTTTCCGTTATGAATTTAGTTCCGATTGGATGTGATTCTCTTTCACTTTTACTACATTCAATTACCAAGTTTGTTGGTAAGTTTTGTCCACTTAAAGGTCTTACTCTAATTCTACCTGTTTCCTTGTCCTTAAAGTTTTCACATTTTATGTTTTCATAATAGTTACCTACAATTAATTCCATTTTGTTCAGGTTTTTGTTGATTTGGTCAAATGTTGCACAACGGTTTGGCTATGATTTCGGCGTGGAATCGTCCGCAGGACTATTCCGCAGAGAAATCAAGCTAATTTAATGTTTTTACTTTTGGTTTTTGCACTGTCGCCACGCTGAATTATAGCCGTTGTTGTAAATAGTTGTTTTTTCAAAAATCAAATTCAGGATGCTGTTGGTCTAAATCTCTTTCATCATCGTAAAATTCATTATCATACAAAGAACCGCCATCTTCAACTTCTCGTTCATCTACATAATCAATTCTATCCTCATAGTTCATTGTTTCTTCTTTGTCTAGTATTGACTCAATTTCTTGTGAATCTAAATCTTGAAAGAATATTTGATATATGATTTCTTCAGGAATCCAATAATAATCTAAATCATTTGAATACTTTTTTACAAAGTCTTTACTCCAATTAATACCAACATTGCCCGATAAATTATACCAAACAACTTTATTAGCATATTTGTCTATTAATTCATTGCTCCATTTAACTTTTGTATTGCTACACAGATAATTCCAATTAATATTATTATAAAATTTATCAATGTTTTCTTCTGTCCAGGGAAAACTTTCATTTCCGCTTAATTGTTTCCAATCCCAATTTTCATTAAACGCTTGAATCGTTTGTGAATCAAAAGTTATAGCGTTGTTCAATGATAAATATTCCCAATCCCATTCACTCTTAAATTTTTCAATTAACTCGAATGACCAAGGAAGTGAAGTGTTTCTTGATAAACTTGGCCAATGCCAAAATCTTTTTCTTTTTGAAATATAATCTATGCTCCAAGGGATTGTTGCAGAATTTGACATTTCAAACCAATCTTTCTCATTGTTTCTACCAAACATAAAACCAGCAGTCCAATCCCATTTTTCAACTTCGATATAATTTTTTTCACAAAACTCATATACGTTGTCTGTAATATT
This genomic stretch from Flavobacteriaceae bacterium GSB9 harbors:
- a CDS encoding DNA-binding protein, translating into MKTKKDHWRKKSYQKVNLETKLLVVDQILTGHISNNQASKKYDVPRTTIAYWLRKYSTLVQQNNGMSKNDEIKRLKEKIEELEFQKDFQQDIIADMELITGVDMSKKSLPKTLAKEIEKKKKARIKENGSMDVLGLANKPSTKGSKHNKNKK